In Exiguobacterium sibiricum 7-3, a genomic segment contains:
- a CDS encoding MBL fold metallo-hydrolase yields MKKTVATLAGLSVLGAVFMTRYPLFGRRPSKADQQRYARSTQFSNGKFQNELPFQLKMEWDTMKSILKDYGRELPSLKPVKPLPVVPFERRTDGTEPRVTWFGHSAFLLEMDHQTIFFDPMLGRAPSPFPKFGGGRFQTTAQVDLDALPPIDLVIYSHDHYDHLDYHSVLALKDRVGQFIVPLGVASRLKGWGVDPDRITELDWHESIETNGLRLTATPARHYSGRNGLDQFSTLWASWVIEGSKKVFFSGDSGYGPHFKAIGEQYGPFDLTIMECGQYDTRWSSSHMLPEQTLAAHLDVKGDVMIPVHWSAFTLAFHPWFEPVERVLKEAAKHGVPVVTPMIGESVTVASQTRKWWREVR; encoded by the coding sequence ATGAAAAAAACAGTCGCAACACTTGCCGGTCTCAGCGTTCTCGGAGCGGTCTTCATGACCCGTTATCCGTTATTCGGCCGCCGACCATCAAAAGCAGATCAACAGCGTTATGCCCGTTCGACTCAGTTTTCGAACGGAAAGTTTCAAAATGAACTGCCGTTCCAATTAAAAATGGAATGGGACACAATGAAAAGTATCTTAAAAGATTACGGACGGGAGCTGCCGTCGTTAAAACCGGTCAAACCGTTGCCGGTCGTTCCGTTTGAACGACGGACGGACGGAACGGAACCACGCGTGACCTGGTTCGGTCACTCGGCGTTCCTGCTTGAAATGGATCATCAGACAATCTTCTTTGATCCGATGCTCGGACGTGCTCCGTCACCGTTCCCGAAATTCGGGGGCGGACGGTTCCAGACGACGGCACAGGTCGATCTTGATGCCTTACCGCCGATTGATCTCGTCATCTATTCACATGACCATTATGACCACTTGGATTATCATTCGGTCCTGGCGTTAAAAGACCGGGTCGGACAATTCATTGTTCCGCTTGGTGTCGCAAGCCGACTGAAGGGCTGGGGTGTCGATCCGGACCGGATTACCGAACTCGATTGGCATGAATCGATTGAGACGAACGGTCTCCGTTTGACGGCGACACCGGCCCGGCACTACTCGGGTCGTAACGGGCTTGATCAATTTTCGACGCTTTGGGCGTCCTGGGTGATTGAAGGCTCGAAAAAAGTCTTCTTCAGCGGTGACAGTGGTTACGGTCCACACTTCAAGGCAATCGGGGAACAATACGGTCCGTTTGACTTAACGATCATGGAATGCGGACAATACGACACCCGCTGGTCGAGTTCGCATATGTTACCGGAGCAGACGCTCGCGGCGCATCTTGATGTCAAGGGGGACGTGATGATTCCCGTTCACTGGTCGGCGTTTACGCTGGCATTCCACCCGTGGTTCGAACCGGTCGAACGGGTGTTGAAGGAAGCAGCGAAACACGGCGTGCCTGTCGTGACGCCGATGATCGGTGAAAGCGTTACGGTTGCGAGTCAGACCCGTAAATGGTGGCGTGAAGTACGGTGA
- a CDS encoding RNA-splicing ligase RtcB has protein sequence MKTIRGKYGEAKIFTHNVDDMTIEQVTGMLNENIAVDGNVRIMPDCHAGKGSVIGTTMRIHDKVVPNLVGVDIGCGMLCTQITRNDTAGIDYDKLDATIQELVPSGMSVRNQPHRLSEQIPFDQVLAPFNETRARLSIGTLGGGNHFIELNTDEENNLYLVIHSGSRNLGKTIAEHYQKLAESSQFTVDTETIVASLKEQGREQDIQSTLVELKSQFNETNKDLAYVSGSDMDNYLHDLKIAQRYAALNRQAMTDVIVEAMGWSVTEQFDTIHNYIDLEQMILRKGAISAQAGEVAIIPMNMRDGSLIVKGKGNPDWNYSAPHGAGRIMSRSKAFKSVDLKEFEETMQEVWSSSVVESTRDESPFVYKPMEEIIRNTEDTVELLKVIKPLYNFKAK, from the coding sequence ATGAAGACGATTCGCGGAAAGTACGGCGAAGCGAAGATTTTTACACACAATGTCGATGACATGACGATTGAACAGGTGACAGGGATGCTGAATGAAAACATTGCTGTCGACGGCAATGTTCGAATCATGCCCGATTGTCATGCGGGCAAGGGCTCGGTCATCGGCACGACGATGCGGATTCACGATAAAGTGGTTCCAAATCTCGTCGGTGTCGACATTGGCTGCGGCATGTTATGTACACAGATTACACGAAACGACACAGCCGGCATCGACTATGACAAACTGGATGCGACGATTCAGGAACTGGTGCCGAGTGGCATGTCGGTCCGTAATCAGCCGCACCGCTTGTCGGAACAGATTCCATTTGATCAAGTATTGGCACCGTTTAACGAAACACGTGCTCGGTTATCGATCGGCACGTTAGGCGGAGGAAATCACTTTATCGAGCTGAATACGGACGAGGAAAACAATCTGTATCTCGTCATTCATTCCGGCAGCCGGAACCTCGGGAAAACGATTGCCGAGCATTATCAAAAGCTGGCGGAAAGCTCACAATTCACTGTCGATACAGAAACAATCGTCGCATCGCTGAAAGAACAGGGACGTGAACAAGACATCCAATCGACTTTGGTCGAGTTGAAGAGTCAGTTCAATGAAACAAATAAAGATTTGGCGTACGTGTCCGGTTCCGATATGGACAACTACCTGCATGACTTAAAAATCGCCCAACGTTACGCGGCACTGAACCGTCAAGCGATGACCGACGTCATTGTTGAAGCGATGGGCTGGTCGGTCACGGAACAGTTCGATACGATCCATAACTACATCGATCTCGAGCAGATGATTCTCCGGAAAGGTGCGATTTCAGCGCAAGCCGGTGAAGTCGCCATCATTCCGATGAACATGCGCGACGGTTCACTGATTGTCAAAGGAAAAGGCAATCCGGACTGGAACTATTCGGCGCCACACGGAGCAGGACGTATCATGTCCCGCTCAAAAGCCTTCAAATCAGTGGACTTGAAGGAATTTGAGGAGACGATGCAGGAGGTCTGGTCGAGTTCGGTCGTCGAATCGACGCGCGATGAGTCACCGTTTGTCTACAAACCGATGGAAGAAATCATCCGAAACACAGAGGACACGGTCGAGTTATTAAAAGTCATCAAGCCGCTTTATAATTTTAAAGCGAAATGA
- a CDS encoding LysR family transcriptional regulator, whose amino-acid sequence MDLRQYRYFCAVVEEQSVTRAAERLRMAQPALTQQIRKMEELLGVRLIERAGRGIRITASGERLYERAVSLLRYEAETRIEVSDIKEGRAGILRIGVNTLSAGRLTGWVQEMKRRHPRITLQIHQGESGVLIDRLKDHAIDVALVRLPIEAQGVTIEWMEEEPFYQIHHPDFPDADVIIPSQEGLGVFQTLSQQFGVVSQETCSDVLTLIGLVRCGQAVTLLPESTLRELDMTGLVQERLPDATSTTAIVWLTEDGQSALTQQWVSIVHE is encoded by the coding sequence ATGGATTTACGCCAATATCGTTATTTTTGCGCGGTCGTCGAAGAACAATCCGTCACACGGGCGGCGGAACGACTGCGGATGGCACAGCCTGCTTTGACGCAACAGATTCGGAAGATGGAAGAGTTGCTTGGCGTGCGGCTAATTGAACGGGCGGGACGTGGCATCCGGATCACGGCCAGCGGCGAGCGGCTGTATGAACGCGCCGTCTCCTTGTTGCGTTACGAAGCGGAAACCCGGATTGAAGTCAGTGACATTAAGGAAGGACGAGCTGGGATTTTACGGATTGGTGTCAATACGTTGTCTGCCGGTCGACTGACCGGCTGGGTTCAAGAGATGAAACGACGGCATCCCCGGATTACGCTGCAAATTCATCAGGGCGAGTCGGGTGTGTTAATTGACCGTCTGAAGGATCATGCGATTGACGTGGCACTCGTTCGGCTGCCGATTGAGGCACAAGGTGTCACGATCGAGTGGATGGAAGAAGAACCGTTTTATCAGATTCATCATCCTGATTTTCCGGATGCCGACGTTATCATTCCGAGTCAGGAAGGACTTGGTGTCTTTCAGACGCTCAGCCAGCAGTTCGGAGTCGTCTCGCAGGAAACCTGTTCCGACGTCTTGACCTTGATTGGACTTGTTCGTTGCGGGCAGGCGGTGACGCTGTTGCCGGAAAGTACACTTCGCGAGCTTGATATGACAGGACTGGTTCAAGAACGGTTACCGGACGCGACGAGTACGACGGCTATTGTCTGGTTGACGGAAGATGGTCAGTCGGCGCTGACCCAACAATGGGTCTCGATTGTCCACGAGTAA
- a CDS encoding MDR family MFS transporter, translating into MFTALKQLDRNIWIRFVGETITGVMMFMIAPFLVLYYSEQLDSYFLVGLIMATGPITSLFGSFLGGYLADLYGRKPLMVISIVGDVIALIGFSFADSFWPLLLMNALLGLTNSLFHPAASAMVADVTPPERLNESFGLLRMGHNVGAAFGPLIGSAVLFVDRSLIFYAAAAVFFLYALVLLLFIQETKPDQIEHTQDEPKLSAFTVLRKDHVFVIFIAAGVFISMGFALVESMLPVFLKEALPGLPNDKNPFPYLMGLNGIMVVLFQFPVAARLSGKAFGKVMLLGASIFGLGMILLAFIPSYLFSLGTGYIVLVTILLAIYALYTLGEMIMSPVQMTFIALIAPEHLRGTYNGAASIQWLIGGVTAPLLGSLFLDSGNGQYALAGVGVACCLSGLVYLALDRSIQRAKRLSQSA; encoded by the coding sequence ATGTTTACTGCACTAAAACAGCTTGACCGTAACATCTGGATCCGGTTCGTCGGGGAAACGATTACCGGAGTCATGATGTTCATGATTGCACCATTTCTTGTTCTGTACTATTCCGAACAGCTTGATTCGTATTTTTTAGTCGGCCTCATCATGGCGACCGGTCCAATCACGTCCCTGTTCGGTTCGTTCCTCGGCGGCTATCTCGCCGACCTGTACGGACGTAAACCGTTGATGGTCATCTCGATTGTCGGGGATGTCATCGCGTTGATCGGCTTCTCGTTCGCTGATTCGTTTTGGCCGTTATTGTTGATGAACGCCTTACTCGGTCTGACGAATTCCTTGTTCCACCCGGCAGCAAGCGCCATGGTCGCTGATGTCACGCCGCCGGAGCGGCTTAACGAATCATTCGGACTGTTGCGAATGGGACATAACGTCGGGGCAGCGTTTGGTCCGTTGATCGGAAGTGCCGTCCTGTTCGTCGACCGGTCGCTGATCTTTTACGCTGCTGCCGCCGTCTTTTTCCTGTACGCCCTTGTTTTGTTACTGTTCATCCAAGAAACAAAGCCGGATCAGATTGAACACACGCAGGACGAGCCGAAACTGTCAGCCTTCACTGTCCTGCGTAAAGATCATGTTTTCGTGATTTTTATCGCCGCCGGTGTCTTCATCTCGATGGGCTTCGCTCTCGTCGAAAGCATGCTGCCGGTTTTCCTGAAGGAAGCGTTACCGGGACTGCCGAACGATAAAAATCCGTTCCCGTACCTGATGGGACTAAACGGTATCATGGTCGTTCTATTCCAGTTCCCGGTAGCAGCGCGCCTGTCCGGTAAAGCCTTCGGAAAGGTCATGTTGCTTGGCGCCAGCATCTTCGGACTCGGGATGATATTACTTGCGTTCATTCCGTCCTATCTGTTTTCGCTTGGAACCGGCTATATCGTGCTCGTGACAATTTTATTAGCAATTTACGCCCTCTATACACTCGGTGAGATGATTATGTCGCCGGTCCAGATGACGTTCATCGCTTTGATCGCCCCGGAACACTTGCGCGGAACGTATAACGGTGCCGCCAGTATCCAGTGGCTGATTGGTGGAGTAACGGCGCCGTTACTCGGTTCCTTGTTCCTCGACTCCGGAAACGGACAATACGCGCTTGCCGGTGTCGGTGTCGCCTGTTGTCTGTCAGGACTTGTTTATCTCGCGCTCGACCGCTCGATCCAACGCGCGAAACGGTTGTCTCAATCCGCATAA
- a CDS encoding peptide chain release factor 3: protein MTKLLQTEVEKRRIFGIISHPDAGKTTLTEKFLLHGGAIREAGSVKARKNSKFAKSDWMEIEKQRGISVTSSVMQFEYDKKIVSIMDTPGHSDFGEDTYRILTAVDSAIMVIDAAKGIESQTKKLFQVCRMRGIPIFTFINKMDRQARDPLELMEELEEVLGIPSVAVTWPAGSGQQFEGVYDRVNEKFHCFKNDRLTIDLGEEGLANDQLASTINNEMYDTLVDEVDLLDGAGNEYNEELIAKGELTPVFFGSALVDFGITPLLEHYLNLSPSPTPRESNKGQIEPAQDFFSGFVFKIQANMNPNHRDRIAFVRICTGKFDRGMEVVLTRTGKKMKLSQSTQFMADERETVNEAFAGDVIGLYDSGNYQIGDTITNGDPSLQYEALPTFAPELFLKVFTKNALKSKQFQKGIEQLAQEGAIQVYKTEYNEVILGAIGQLQFEVFEHRLKGEYGVDILKDAANFQVAKWVKVTEISEVKKLTDSRTVLVYDRWENPVLLFANDFVYERFVQKNEGVIALVDSPQLLND, encoded by the coding sequence ATGACAAAATTACTCCAAACCGAAGTCGAGAAACGCCGGATCTTCGGAATTATTTCCCACCCGGATGCCGGGAAAACGACATTAACTGAAAAATTCTTACTCCACGGTGGAGCAATCCGCGAAGCGGGATCCGTCAAAGCGCGGAAAAACTCGAAATTCGCAAAATCCGACTGGATGGAGATCGAAAAACAACGGGGAATCTCCGTTACGTCATCGGTTATGCAGTTCGAGTACGACAAAAAAATCGTCTCGATCATGGATACACCGGGTCACTCCGATTTCGGGGAAGATACGTACCGAATCCTGACAGCCGTCGACTCGGCGATCATGGTCATCGATGCAGCAAAAGGGATCGAGTCACAAACTAAAAAATTATTCCAAGTCTGCCGGATGCGCGGGATTCCAATCTTTACGTTCATCAACAAGATGGACCGTCAAGCGCGTGATCCACTCGAATTGATGGAAGAGCTTGAGGAAGTCCTCGGCATTCCATCGGTTGCCGTCACATGGCCGGCGGGATCCGGACAACAGTTCGAAGGTGTCTACGACCGTGTCAACGAGAAGTTCCACTGCTTCAAGAACGATCGTCTGACGATTGATCTCGGTGAAGAAGGACTCGCAAACGACCAGTTGGCGTCGACGATCAACAACGAAATGTACGATACATTAGTGGATGAAGTCGATTTACTCGACGGAGCCGGAAACGAATACAATGAAGAACTGATTGCAAAAGGTGAATTGACACCGGTCTTCTTCGGTTCTGCCTTAGTCGACTTCGGAATCACACCGTTGCTTGAGCATTACCTCAACTTGTCCCCGTCCCCGACGCCACGTGAGTCGAACAAAGGACAAATCGAGCCGGCGCAAGATTTCTTCAGCGGTTTCGTCTTTAAGATTCAAGCGAACATGAACCCGAACCACCGCGACCGGATTGCCTTCGTCCGGATTTGTACCGGCAAGTTCGACCGTGGTATGGAAGTTGTCCTGACGCGGACCGGTAAAAAAATGAAGCTGTCGCAATCGACACAATTTATGGCGGATGAACGGGAAACGGTCAACGAAGCGTTTGCCGGCGACGTCATCGGATTGTATGATTCCGGTAACTACCAAATCGGTGATACGATCACGAATGGTGATCCGAGCCTACAGTACGAAGCATTGCCGACATTTGCACCGGAACTGTTCCTGAAAGTCTTTACGAAAAACGCCTTGAAATCAAAACAGTTCCAAAAAGGGATTGAACAGCTCGCACAAGAAGGAGCGATTCAAGTCTATAAAACGGAATACAACGAGGTCATTCTCGGAGCAATCGGACAACTTCAGTTTGAAGTTTTCGAACACCGTCTCAAAGGCGAATACGGCGTTGACATCTTAAAAGATGCGGCGAACTTCCAGGTCGCGAAGTGGGTCAAGGTGACGGAAATCAGTGAAGTCAAGAAATTGACGGATTCACGGACTGTCCTCGTCTACGACCGTTGGGAAAACCCGGTTCTGCTGTTTGCGAATGATTTCGTCTACGAACGATTCGTTCAGAAAAACGAGGGTGTCATCGCACTCGTCGATTCACCACAATTGCTCAACGACTAA
- a CDS encoding general stress protein: MAKKFIGIFHDESSLHQKMQALKERGHKDSDFSVVGRDDAADETSGASWIDQVKSKFSHEPPLRETLKRVGHSDEEAERHYQEVERGGIALFAKDLHDDHDHSHDHDDSRDHLHDEGHRHDGKVENLGVNDYESEHKSDHDKSDRSKWKADDLD, from the coding sequence ATGGCAAAGAAATTTATCGGCATTTTTCATGATGAATCGAGTTTACATCAAAAAATGCAAGCATTGAAAGAGCGGGGACATAAGGATTCTGATTTTTCGGTAGTGGGACGGGACGATGCAGCAGATGAGACATCGGGTGCGTCCTGGATCGATCAAGTCAAATCGAAGTTCAGCCATGAGCCACCGCTTCGGGAAACGTTAAAACGTGTCGGGCATTCCGATGAAGAAGCGGAGCGCCATTACCAGGAAGTCGAGCGGGGCGGAATCGCGCTGTTCGCAAAAGACCTTCATGACGACCATGACCATTCGCATGATCACGATGACTCACGCGACCATCTGCATGACGAAGGACACCGGCATGACGGCAAAGTTGAAAACCTTGGCGTCAACGATTACGAGTCGGAGCATAAATCCGATCATGATAAAAGCGACCGTTCGAAATGGAAAGCGGACGATTTAGATTAA
- a CDS encoding purine/pyrimidine permease, translated as MKRTTSTVQWIIFLLANTIALPIVVASLFDLSSVETAALVQRSFFVGGIACFLHGVFGHRLPIVSGPAGSWVSIFVVIAALPVDSKTAFTIAMAAVVIAGVVLVFLGLTGWTRFLLPVFTPLVSGTFLLLLCIQLTGVMLGAVLAVEATRLAGILTFLLVLGLSQFGPTRLRPFALMIGIVVGWLVSRPSLPEASGVFAVPTALPFGMPQFDGSAFLVAIPFAILLIVNLIAALSAVEATIQKKGALNQGLTVEGIIHLIAATFSTLVPVPLPITSGFIAQTGSKERRPFLIASLVIALVGFFPSIIGIIATLPRSVASAALLATLPHMFLIAWQSAESSMTTSRRKHAFAICAVIGISILLQSTVLAEILPLTLRPFFSNGLLIGTMLVLGFEVIERFRSRREAKSERLAS; from the coding sequence GTGAAACGTACGACATCCACGGTCCAGTGGATTATATTCTTATTAGCCAATACGATTGCCTTGCCCATCGTCGTCGCAAGCCTGTTTGATCTTTCAAGTGTTGAGACGGCCGCACTTGTCCAACGCTCCTTCTTTGTCGGCGGGATTGCCTGTTTTCTCCATGGTGTCTTCGGTCACCGCTTACCGATCGTGTCCGGTCCGGCCGGTTCATGGGTCAGTATTTTCGTCGTCATCGCCGCATTGCCGGTCGATTCAAAAACGGCCTTCACGATTGCGATGGCCGCTGTCGTCATTGCCGGCGTCGTCTTGGTTTTCCTCGGGTTGACGGGATGGACTCGCTTTTTATTACCGGTCTTCACGCCGCTCGTCAGCGGAACGTTTTTGCTTTTATTATGTATTCAACTGACCGGCGTCATGCTTGGTGCCGTTCTCGCCGTCGAAGCAACACGTCTTGCCGGCATTCTGACATTCCTGCTTGTCCTCGGACTCAGTCAATTTGGTCCGACCCGCCTCCGTCCGTTCGCCTTGATGATCGGCATTGTCGTCGGCTGGTTGGTCAGCCGTCCGTCGTTACCGGAAGCGTCCGGTGTCTTCGCCGTTCCGACCGCCTTACCGTTCGGGATGCCGCAATTTGACGGCAGCGCCTTCCTGGTTGCTATTCCGTTTGCGATTCTTTTGATCGTCAACTTGATTGCCGCGTTAAGCGCCGTCGAAGCGACGATTCAGAAAAAAGGGGCCTTGAATCAGGGGCTGACGGTCGAAGGAATCATTCACTTGATCGCCGCGACGTTCTCGACGCTCGTTCCGGTCCCATTGCCGATCACAAGTGGTTTCATCGCCCAGACGGGAAGTAAGGAACGCCGGCCGTTTTTGATTGCCTCACTTGTCATCGCCTTGGTCGGCTTTTTCCCGAGCATCATCGGCATCATCGCCACATTACCGCGCAGTGTCGCCAGTGCCGCTTTGCTTGCGACGTTACCGCATATGTTCCTGATTGCCTGGCAGTCCGCTGAAAGCAGCATGACGACGAGCCGCCGCAAACACGCCTTTGCGATTTGTGCCGTTATCGGGATCAGCATCCTCCTACAATCGACGGTTCTTGCGGAAATCTTACCGCTGACGTTACGTCCGTTCTTCAGTAACGGCTTGCTGATCGGCACGATGCTTGTCCTTGGGTTTGAAGTCATCGAACGGTTCCGTTCTCGACGTGAAGCTAAATCAGAACGGCTTGCCAGTTAA